The genomic interval CCCCACCCCCCGGCGAGAGCGAAGGATCACTTTCGTGCTCTGAACCCGGGAGGCTTGGCATGACCTACGAGACCATCGAAGATGCCTACCATTTCGTCAACGGCGGCCCGCCCTATGAGCACACGGCAGTTATCCACCGTGGCACCGGGGAAGGGTTCTTCGCTTCTGAAATGGCCGGTTACGATGATATCCCGGAGGAAGCCGAGGGAAGTGAAGACTACCTCTGGATCCCCCACAAACACGACCTTGACCTCGGCAAGCCGCTGGTGATGAGTTTCGTCCTCGACCGCTGCCCGGAACTTTACGATGAGGTTTCTGCTGTCTTTCGCCGCAAGGGTGCCTATGGTCGCTTCAAGGACCTGCTGGACCGAAAGGACCTGCTGCAGGAATGGTATGCCTTCGAGGAGGAAAGGACCAGGGAGGCTTTGCACAAGTGGTGCGCAGAAAATGGTGTTGAACTGGAGTGACCCGCTCCCCGGACTGGGGACCGGAGCTTCAGGGTCACCAGCATGATCTGCCTGTACCCATACTCATTACATAACCGTTCGGCCACAGACAGTTCATGCCTGAATTTCCTCTTCGAAAAACGGCGTCCTCCCGCTCACATTCGAGATAAACTGGACATCGGTTATCGAATCGATGGTCAGAGCGTTGAGATCTTCGAGATCCGCCCCGTCTGGAACGATCCGAGCAAAAAGATAGAACCCTCCATCGCAAAGGCGACCTACG from bacterium carries:
- a CDS encoding DUF3024 domain-containing protein — encoded protein: MICLYPYSLHNRSATDSSCLNFLFEKRRPPAHIRDKLDIGYRIDGQSVEIFEIRPVWNDPSKKIEPSIAKATYVKSKNQLKVYWMRADLKWHGYQPCPEVKTLDEFLRVVDEDQYGCFWG